The nucleotide window TCGCACGGCCCGATGCGCCCCATCCCATCGTCCATCCCCTTGTTGTCGGCCCGTCGGGTCCGTTGCGATGTGTTTCTCATCGCGCTCCGCGGGACCTGTCGGGGTGCGGTCGCGACTCACGTCGCTGCTGCAGGGATGCGTGCATCGTTCATCCGCATTGCGTTAGGGTAACGACATGCCGCTACGCCTTCTGACCATTGCCTGCCTGCTGTCCTGCTGCGCGCCGAGCCTGGCCGCACCCTCGCCAAAGGCCCAACGCGAGATCCAGGGGCTCCTGGACGCGCTGTCGGCGTCGTCGTGCGAGTTCCAGCGCAACGGTACCTGGCATGGTCGCGACGAGGCGCGCAAACACCTGCAGCGCAAGTACGACTACCTGCTCAAGCGCGACCTGGCCGATACCGCCGAGCAGTTCATCGAGCGCGCCGCCAGCAAGAGCAGCATGAGCGGGCGCGCCTACCAGGTACGGTGTCCGGGCCAACCCGTGCAGCCGGCCGCCGTGTGGTTCAAGGCCCGGCTCGACGCATTGCGCGGTT belongs to Pseudoxanthomonas sp. F37 and includes:
- a CDS encoding DUF5329 domain-containing protein; this translates as MPLRLLTIACLLSCCAPSLAAPSPKAQREIQGLLDALSASSCEFQRNGTWHGRDEARKHLQRKYDYLLKRDLADTAEQFIERAASKSSMSGRAYQVRCPGQPVQPAAVWFKARLDALRGSGAPGR